The nucleotide sequence ACATCTGGCGGGTGATCGGTCTTTGGCCCAAGGCCTGAAGGGTGATCCGACCTATATCGTGGTGACAGAAGATCACACCATTGCTAATTACGGCTTAAATGCGGTCTGTACCCACTTGGGTTGCGTTGTCCCTTGGAATATCAGCGAAAACAAATTTATCTGTCCCTGTCACGGCTCTCAATATGACAGCACGGGTAAAGTGGTGCGGGGGCCGGCTCCCCTCTCCTTGGCCTTGGCCAATGCAACTGTCACCGATGACAAAGTAGTCTTTACCCCTTGGACTGAGACTGATTTTCGGACTGGCAAAGAACCTTGGTGGGCTTAGGTCGTAATGAAAATAACTATGATGAAAACCTTAATTAAATCTCTGACCGGCTTTTTAACTCTTTGTGTGGTTTTAGGTCTCGGCCAACTGGCCTGGATGCAACCCGCGGCGGCCTACCCGTTCTATGCCCAACAGGCCTATGAATCTCCACGGGAAGCCACCGGTCGGATTGTTTGTGCTAACTGCCACTTAGCGGCGAAACCCACGGAAATTGAAGTTCCCCAGGCCGTGCTGCCGGATTCTGTCTTTGAAGCGGTGGTCAAAATTCCCTACGACACCAGTGTGCAGCAAGTCTTAGGCAATGGCGACAAAGGCCCCTTAAACGTGGGTGCAGTGTTGATGTTACCCGATGGCTTTAGGATTGCTCCACCGGATCGGATTCCGGAAGAATTGCAAGAAAAAGTCAGCGGAGTTTACTACCAGCCCTACAGCGAGGACAAGCAAAACATTGTCTTGGTTGGCCCCTTACCGGGTGAGCAATATCAAGAAATTGTTTTCCCAGTCCTGTCTCCAGATCCCAACTCCGACAAAGCAATTCACTTTGGTAAATATTCGGTTCATGCCGGTGGTAATCGCGGCCGTGGCCAGGTATATCCCACAGGTGACAAGAGCAACAACAATGTCTTTACCGCCCCAGTGGCCGGAACCATTGCCAGTATTACCAAATCCGATGATGGGGGCTATGCGGTTGCGATTACGGAAGAGTCTGGTGAGTCGGTAACCGAAACAGTTCTCCCCGGCCCCGAATTGATTGTCACTGAAGGGGATACGGTTGCTGCCGGACAGGCCCTAACCACAAATCCCAATGTCGGTGGCTTTGGCCAACACGATGCAGAAATTGTCCTCCAAGACCCGAACCGGATTAAATGGTTGTTGGTGTTCTTTGGGGCGATTACGATTTCGCAAATCATGCTGGTTCTGAAGAAAAAACAAGTCGAGAAAGTTCAAGCCGCCGAACTCAATTTCTAAGTTGGGTTGGTTGGTTGCCTAGCTCTAAAGATCTTTTGATCCAAAGATACCCTGTGCGAATTGCATGGGGTTTTTTATTCCCCTAGTGCGGGTTAGGAGATTATTTTGGGACTGGTATAATAGAAACTTAAATCTACATTTAATGTCTGTGATGGATTTAGATTGACCCTATGGCTGTCACCCTTCCTCAAGAACGTCAAGCTGCGGCAACAACTACGACCCGGAAGCCTTACCCCAATTACAAGGTGATTGTTCTCGATGATGACTTTAATACGTTTCAGCATGTGGCCGAGTCGTTGATGACCTATATCCCTAATATGACCAGTGACCGGGCCTGGGAACTTACTAATCAAGTCCATTTCGAGGGCTTGGCGATTGTCTGGGTCGGCCCCCAAGAACAAGCAGAACTCTATCATCTCCAACTTAAGCGAGTGGGGTTAACGATGGCTCCGGTCGAACCCGCTTAAAGATGAGGCAGATAATCGAGTGTTCTAAAGATGCACCACATCCCACAGCAATAAGACAGCAATGACCAATAGACTGACTCCGGTGGCGGTTTGGAGTTTATCGGCATCCAATCGTTGACCAAGCCACCGCCCCAGAAAGACCCCAATTAAACTTGTCAAGATCAACGCCAAGGCGGCTCCTAAAAAGACAACCCACGGGGCCTGGGATTCCGCCGCCATGAGCAAGGTGGCCAGTTGGGTTTTGTCCCCTAGTTCGGCTAAAAATACAGTCAGGAAGGCAATGAAAAACTCTCTCCAAGGGTAAATTTTGACTGAGATTGGGGGTACTGGGCCCGCTGGGGGAGATTTTGCGAGGGGCTGTGAGTCGGGACTAGGAGAGGCAGCACTTTTCACATTCTTTTCACAATTATTCGCTTTAGTATTCTAATGTATCTACTCAAATATCGGTCTGAAGTAACACAAAAGATTACTTACCAAAACATGAAATTAAGAAAGCCCATACTGTCCCTTGATCAGGTTCGGTAAATACCCCTTCAACCCCAGGCCTGGCAACGGCACTATAGAACAAGAGGGACATACAAGGCAGGATGAAGTTTTTTCTGTAGTGGCCTGGGCCCTGTTTTTAATGCACTTTACCCCGGCAGAGGAGCCTAGAAATGGCAAAAGTTGTTGGAATTGACCTCGGTACCACAAACTCTTGTGTGGCCGTGATGGAAGGGGGAAAGCCCACGGTGATCGCTAATGCCGAAGGGTTTCGCACCACTCCCTCAGTCGTGGCCTACGCCAAAAATGGAGACCGCCTTGTTGGCCAAATTGCTAAACGGCAAGCGGTCATGAACCCAGAAAATACATTTTACTCCGTCAAGCGGTTTATTGGGCGGCGATTTGACGAAGTCACACATGAAGCCACGGAAGTCCC is from Synechococcus sp. PCC 6312 and encodes:
- the petC gene encoding cytochrome b6-f complex iron-sulfur subunit, which codes for MAQLSTSADVPDMGRRQFMNLLAFGAVTGTALGALYPVIRYFIPPSSGGAGGGLVAKDELGNDILVSAYLEKHLAGDRSLAQGLKGDPTYIVVTEDHTIANYGLNAVCTHLGCVVPWNISENKFICPCHGSQYDSTGKVVRGPAPLSLALANATVTDDKVVFTPWTETDFRTGKEPWWA
- the petA gene encoding cytochrome f; the encoded protein is MKITMMKTLIKSLTGFLTLCVVLGLGQLAWMQPAAAYPFYAQQAYESPREATGRIVCANCHLAAKPTEIEVPQAVLPDSVFEAVVKIPYDTSVQQVLGNGDKGPLNVGAVLMLPDGFRIAPPDRIPEELQEKVSGVYYQPYSEDKQNIVLVGPLPGEQYQEIVFPVLSPDPNSDKAIHFGKYSVHAGGNRGRGQVYPTGDKSNNNVFTAPVAGTIASITKSDDGGYAVAITEESGESVTETVLPGPELIVTEGDTVAAGQALTTNPNVGGFGQHDAEIVLQDPNRIKWLLVFFGAITISQIMLVLKKKQVEKVQAAELNF
- the clpS gene encoding ATP-dependent Clp protease adapter ClpS — translated: MAVTLPQERQAAATTTTRKPYPNYKVIVLDDDFNTFQHVAESLMTYIPNMTSDRAWELTNQVHFEGLAIVWVGPQEQAELYHLQLKRVGLTMAPVEPA
- a CDS encoding TMEM165/GDT1 family protein, with the translated sequence MKSAASPSPDSQPLAKSPPAGPVPPISVKIYPWREFFIAFLTVFLAELGDKTQLATLLMAAESQAPWVVFLGAALALILTSLIGVFLGRWLGQRLDADKLQTATGVSLLVIAVLLLWDVVHL